In Carya illinoinensis cultivar Pawnee chromosome 9, C.illinoinensisPawnee_v1, whole genome shotgun sequence, the following are encoded in one genomic region:
- the LOC122276322 gene encoding rhomboid-like protein 20: MNGGPTGFNNAPVTRAFIIASALFTVFFGIQGRSSKLGLSYLDVFGKLRLWKLIVSAFAFSSIPELMFGLYLLYYFRVFERQIGSNKYSVFILFSIIVALLFEFLTLTLLKDSAVNLVATGPYGLIFASFVPFFFDIPVSTWFRVFGLRFSNKSFIYLAGLQLLLSSWKRSILPGLCGILAGSLYRLNVFHIRKTKLPEFVISFFSWISWPTTGSPPSAPARSIVGNIPSYASRQVERNYPSSMPSAIDPSEDSIATLVSMGFDRNSARQALVQARNDVNVASNILLEAQSH; encoded by the exons ATGAACGGTGGTCCAACTGGCTTCA ACAATGCTCCTGTTACAAGAGCTTTCATTATTGCCTCTGCTCTCTTCACCGTGTTCTTTGGGATCCAAGGCCGTTCAAGTAAACTCGGATTGTCATATCTg GATGTTTTTGGGAAGCTTCGACTTTGGAAGCTAATTGTGTCAGCTTTTGCCTTTTCTTCCATACCAGAATTGATGTTTGGACTCTACTTACTATACTACTTCAGGGTCTTTGAGAGACAGATAGGTTCCAATAAGTACTCG GTCTTTATCTTGTTCTCTATAATCGTTGCATTACTCTTTGAGTTCCTCACACTAACACTCCTTAAAG ATTCTGCAGTGAACCTGGTCGCAACAGGACCTTATGGTCTTATATTTGCTTCATTTGtcccttttttctttgatattcCAGTTTCAACATGGTTTCGTGTATTTGGACTGCGCTTCTCTAATAAGTCTTTCATATATCTGGCTGGTCTGCAG CTGCTTTTATCATCCTGGAAAAGATCCATCTTACCAGGGTTATGCGGCATCCTAGCTGGTTCTTTATACCGTTTGAATGTCTTTCATATCCGCAAGACAAAG TTACCAGAGTTCGTTATTTCATTCTTTTCGTGGATTTCTTGGCCAACCACGGGGAGTCCACCTTCAGCACCAGCTAGGAGTATTGTAGGGAACATACCATCCTATGCAAGTCGCCAAGTGGAG AGAAACTACCCGTCCTCCATGCCATCTGCCATAGATCCATCAGAGGACTCCATAGCTACCCTGGTTTCTATGGGCTTTGACAGGAACTCAGCCCGGCAGGCACTTGTGCAGGCTAGAAATGATGTCAATGTGGCTAGTAACATCCTTCTCGAAGCACAGTCTCACTAG
- the LOC122276321 gene encoding dual specificity protein phosphatase 12-like has translation MPYRVRENLFIGNISDAAEVLQKGSAEITHILSVLSSVSISFFSEWRSSLVIPTKEIKKVYVGGSDRSGVGSGSEDASGRDGGLKSSLSPEKLLYSLEYAGKDLKMVRMAVPLRDMESEDLLDYLDVCFDFIDQSRKEGSVLVHCFAGVSRSAAIITAYLMRTEHLSQEDALESLRQSCEFVCPNDGFLDQLKMFEEMGFKVDHASPIYKRFRLKVLGELYNRGEKIESSRFGADPGLSTEISSEVEVASNVGNICTPAYRCRKCRRVVAVQENVVDHIPGEGETSFDWHKRKSGNPFIKSDETECSSIFVEPLRWMTAVEEGAMEGKLSCAHCEARLGYFNWSGIQCSCGSWITPAFQLHKSRVDISSV, from the exons ATGCCGTACCGTGTTCGCGAAAATCTATTCATCGGCAACATCAGCGACGCGGCGGAGGTTCTCCAAAAGGGTAGCGCTGAGATCACACACATATTATCCGTACTCAGCTCGGTCTCGATATCGTTTTTCTCTGAATGGCGTAGCAGTCTCGTTATTCCCACAAAGGAAATCAAGAAGGTTTATGTTGGTGGGTCCGATAGAAGCGGTGTTGGTTCGGGTTCTGAGGATGCTTCGGGTCGTGACGGAGGGTTGAAGAGTTCCTTGTCGCCTGAAAAGCTTTTGTACTCGTTGGAATATGCAGGCAAGGATTTGAAGATGGTGAGGATGGCTGTGCCACTGAGAGATATGGAAAGTGAAGATTTGTTGGATTATTTGGATGTTTGTTTTGATTTCATTGATCAGAGTCGAAAAGAAGGGTCCGTTTTGGTCCATTGCTTTGCCGGCGTGTCACGAAG TGCAGCTATCATTACGGCATATCTCATGAGAACAGAACATCTATCTCAAGAAG ATGCACTTGAATCCTTACGGCAAAGCTGTGAGTTTGTTTGCCCCAATGATGGTTTTCTAGATCAG TTAAAAATGTTTGAGGAGATGGGCTTCAAGGTTGACCATGCAAGCCCCATATACAAGCGCTTTCGACTGAAAGTATTGG GTGAGTTGTACAACCGTGGGGAGAAAATAGAGAGTTCTAGATTTGGGGCAGATCCTGGCTTGTCTACAGAAATTTCCTCAGAAGTGGAAGTAGCTTCAAATGTAGGAAATATTTGCACTCCTGCATACCGCTGCAGGAAATGCCGAAGAGTTGTTGCTGTGCAAGAGAATGTTGTAGATCACATTCCAGGTGAGGGTGAAACATCCTTCGATTGGCACAAGCGTAAAAGCGGAAACCCATTTATCAAGTCTGATGAGACTGAGTGTTCATCCATTTTTGTTGAGCCTCTGCGATGGATGACAGCAG TTGAAGAAGGTGCAATGGAGGGCAAATTGTCGTGTGCCCATTGTGAAGCCCGATTGGGTTACTTCAATTGGTCAGGCATCCAATGCAGTTGTGGGAGCTGGATCACCCCAGCCTTTCAGCTCCATAAAAGCCGAGTTGACATCAGCAGTGTCTGA